The genome window CATGGCCAGCGTGTTGGCCACCACCAGCAGCGTGTACCCGTCAGGCGCCGAGCGCGCGACGAACTCGCTGCCGATGTTGCCGCCCGCACCCACCTTGTTCTGCACGATGAACGGCGCCTTCATGCCCACGCGCAGCTTCTCGGCCAGCGCCCGCGTGGCGGTGTCGATGCCCGTCCCCGCGCTGTAGGGCATGACCAGGGTCACCGCTCTTGCGGGATAGTCGGCAGGCCCCTGCGCCTGCGCCGGACAGGCCAGCACGGCCGCGATTCCCATCCCCAGGACTGTCACAAGCTTCTTCATGCTCCACCTCTGCTAGACGCCATGCGGCTCCCCTGCGGGCAGCCGGGTGAACTTCGGAAGACACGGCCGGCGGTCCGCCCGGACCGCCGCCGCCAGACGGTACCGCCACGGCCTTGCTCAGACCGGAAACACCAATGAGGCCGGCGCGGGTGTCGGCTCGTCGGCGGGCGCGCGAAGACCGTCAGTCTGCTGTGCCTCGAACGCCGCGGCAATACGCCGCCTGATCCGGATCATGTCGCGGTCCGGGCCGAACAGGATCTCGTTCGCGCGGGACTCCACCAGATCGCCCGCCACGCGCGCCATTTCCCGGTCCTCGGCCGCGGTCTTGAGCTGCCTGGGCTTGACCACGCTTTCGAAATGCCGCGCCAGTTGCTCGCGTGCCTCCGGCGTGTCGGCGCGCCAGGCCGCATAGCGGAACAGCCGCGTGCGGCGATAGTCGATCGGCACCTGGAACAGCCGCGACACATAGGGCGCGGCGTCGGCCTTGGGCCGCAGCACGTTGGACACCAGCCCCGGCAGGTTGAAGCGCTCGCCCTGGATCCTGTCCAGGCCATGGCCGTGGTCCAGCATGTTCCCTTCCAGGTCCACCGAGATGCCGCGCAGGCCGTGGCCGTCGGTCTCGACGATCTTCACCCGCCGGTCCTCCAGCGGCGTCAGCTTCTGCGCCGCGCCGCCTTCTTCGTCCCCCAGATAGCGGGCCACGGCTTCGTGATACTGCGACTCCATGTGCAGCGTGACGGCGTGATAGGCATCGCTGCCGTCGATCACCAGCAGCCAGTTCGCGTCCCACTCTTCGGTGGGCAGCCGGAAATGCACGAAGCGATCGGGGTGCAGGAGTTCTTCCGGCACGCACGTTTCGATGGGCGGCGCGGGGAAGCGGTCGGTGTCCCCGATGTAGGCCCAGACATAGCCACCCAGTTCGGCACAGGGATAGGACCGCGCGCGCGCCTTCTCCAACTGGCCGGCGCTGGCCTCCGTATCCCACGGGATCAGCGTGCACGCCCCCGTGCCGTCGAAGCGCAGGCCGTGGTAGGCGCATTGCAACTGGCCATCGAGCACCCGGCCGCTGGAGAGCTGCACGTACCGGTGCGGGCACCGGTCGAACAATACGCCGGGCACGCCGGCGCCGTCGCGAAACACCACCAGGTCCTCGTCCAGGCACCGCACGCCGACCGGCTTGCCGGCGGGCAGCTCCTCGCTTTGCATCACGGGATACCAGTAGTTCCTCAATCCCCGTTCCAACCCTCGCGGTACGCCGCGGACGAGTTCGGGACCATCCTGCTTGTCGCTCACCTTCTCCTCCTTGTCGGGCAAGACGCCGGCCATCTCAATCAATTAGATAGCTAACGTTTTATTAAAAGAAAACTCCAAGCCATTCATGCCTGCATCGCCTGCTCGCATTCCCACGCCCAGGCCAGCAACTGCGCATCGTCGCCGGGCGCTCCGGTCAATTGCATGCCGATGCCGGGATGCCACGGCACCGGCACCGAGATCGACGGCGCCCCCGCCGCGTTGGCGAAGGTCGCGTACAGGGCGCCCGCCCGCGGCGATGCCTGGCAACCATCGATGCTGGCCGGATACGGTGCATCGAGCGGCCAGGCCAGGCAGGGGGAAGCCGGAGACAGCACCACGTCCGCCTCGGCCCAGAGCGCCCGCGTGCGCTGCCGCCAGTCGAGCAGGCGCGCGATCGTGCGGTACACGTCCACGGCCGACGGCTCCGACGAGCGCCGCGCCAGATCGCGCAAGGCGGCCGGCAGCGCGGACTCGTCCAGGCCTAATTCCTCGACGGCGGCGCGCACGCCATGCGGAATGAGCTCCAGCCAGAAGGCGTCGACCTGCGCGACCGAGTACGGCATCGGCTGCCAGTCGACCCGATGGCCCGCGCGCGCCAGGCGTTCCACGCATTCGTTCAACGCCGCCGTGACCACGGGTTCCTGCCCCTGGTCGGGCGGCACGACTACCACGATGCGCGCGCGCCGCGCCTGGGCCCGCTCGCGCAGCCAGGCCTGCGGCCGGACCGCCTGCCCCTGCCCGGGAAAGTACGACGCGCCGGCGGCGATCGTCGTGGCCAGCAGGGCGCAGTCCTCCACCGATCGCGCCATGGGACCGACGACCTGAAAATCCAGAGACGTGCGAGGGAAGCCGGAGGAAGACAGCACCGCGCAGGCCGAGGGCTTGAAGCCGACGG of Pigmentiphaga sp. H8 contains these proteins:
- a CDS encoding amidase, giving the protein MSAIHPEGHPWPPGASESAALLRAGRLASVDLIESALERMRSCNAALNAIVAQVDAESLLAQARAADRRYAAGNPDGALDGIPLTVKDNLWVRGLPATWGVDALATFVPDHDEPVVGRVREVGAIILGKTNVPPMALAATTGNGVYGPTRNPLDPAMTPGGSSGGAAAALAAGMGGLALATDAGGSIRRPAAYTGTVGFKPSACAVLSSSGFPRTSLDFQVVGPMARSVEDCALLATTIAAGASYFPGQGQAVRPQAWLRERAQARRARIVVVVPPDQGQEPVVTAALNECVERLARAGHRVDWQPMPYSVAQVDAFWLELIPHGVRAAVEELGLDESALPAALRDLARRSSEPSAVDVYRTIARLLDWRQRTRALWAEADVVLSPASPCLAWPLDAPYPASIDGCQASPRAGALYATFANAAGAPSISVPVPWHPGIGMQLTGAPGDDAQLLAWAWECEQAMQA
- a CDS encoding Rieske 2Fe-2S domain-containing protein gives rise to the protein MSDKQDGPELVRGVPRGLERGLRNYWYPVMQSEELPAGKPVGVRCLDEDLVVFRDGAGVPGVLFDRCPHRYVQLSSGRVLDGQLQCAYHGLRFDGTGACTLIPWDTEASAGQLEKARARSYPCAELGGYVWAYIGDTDRFPAPPIETCVPEELLHPDRFVHFRLPTEEWDANWLLVIDGSDAYHAVTLHMESQYHEAVARYLGDEEGGAAQKLTPLEDRRVKIVETDGHGLRGISVDLEGNMLDHGHGLDRIQGERFNLPGLVSNVLRPKADAAPYVSRLFQVPIDYRRTRLFRYAAWRADTPEAREQLARHFESVVKPRQLKTAAEDREMARVAGDLVESRANEILFGPDRDMIRIRRRIAAAFEAQQTDGLRAPADEPTPAPASLVFPV